A stretch of Cyanobacterium sp. HL-69 DNA encodes these proteins:
- a CDS encoding RND efflux system, inner membrane transporter CmeB, with amino-acid sequence MFVDFFIRRPVFSSVCALIILLVGTVSIVTLPIARFPDIAPTQIQITANYTGADAEVVENTVTNILERQINGVEGLRYISSSSTNSGTSSITATFDASRNKDLAAVDIQNQISVVEGQLPDVVQRTGVTVTQQSNNILMGFGMFSEDGQYDNDFLSNYAERFLVDALKRIEGVADVTVFGERRYAMRLWVDPNRLSSRGLTPMDVENALREQNVQVGVGAVGAEPAIEGQEFQISLRVVSQLTEPEEFEDIILRSDEQTGSLIRFRDVGRVELGAQNYDSFVRFRGVEAVGVGIYQLPGSNALEVAQNVKTQMAELAEQFPDGINIQLAFDTTGFIEESLDEVIITLFMSVALVVLIILVFLQDWRTTLIPSLTIPLSLVGTFAFVRAFDFSINTLTLFGLTLATGLVVDDAIVVVEQIYRYIQDRNMESHRAASESMKQLTGAVIATSLVLMAVFIPVTFFPGTTGALYREFALTIAFSIVISTFLALTLTPSLCALLLKSGQHPPNWIQPFFNRFNSILDWLTLKYEGFLTFLARFKLFVVGIFVVLIALTGWLYTVVPTAFVPEEDQGYFITIIQAPEGVSLQYTSDVMRQVEEEILEIPDVLGTFAIGGFSFGGSTPNQGIIFTPLKPWGDRPNASQSVQGIIGQLFPKFAMIPEARIIPINPPAIQGLGAFGGFTFNLQDRRINPDLQSMVEVMGQFLGAANQDEALSAVFTQFAANSPQLIVEVNRERAKVLDVNLDDVFSTMATMMGGSYVNDFTMQQRSYRVYVQGDKEFRANPESMDNFFVRSGGGEMIPLSNLVTITPTVGAQTINHYNLFRSIEINGSPAPGYSSGNAIEAVGAIASQVLPVGFGYEWTGISLEEISAGNLAIIIFSLGIVLVFLVLSAQYENYVDPFIIILAVPLAILGALLAQSLRGFSNDIYCQIGLVMLIGLASKNSILIVEFANQLRDEEMSTVKAAIEASKQRLRPILMTAISTLTGIFPLVIASGAGAGSRQSLGTAVFGGMLVATFLSLFVVPILYIVIKMAVEKVLPRKQPKQLVPEN; translated from the coding sequence ATGTTCGTTGATTTTTTTATCCGAAGACCAGTATTTTCTAGCGTTTGCGCCCTGATCATCCTTTTGGTGGGTACCGTCAGTATTGTTACCTTACCCATTGCTCGTTTTCCCGATATTGCGCCGACTCAAATCCAAATTACCGCTAACTATACGGGGGCAGATGCCGAGGTAGTGGAAAACACCGTTACCAACATCCTCGAAAGACAAATTAATGGAGTAGAAGGATTAAGATACATTTCTTCGAGTAGTACCAACTCAGGAACCAGTAGTATTACTGCCACTTTTGATGCTTCAAGGAATAAAGACTTGGCGGCCGTTGATATTCAAAATCAAATTTCTGTGGTGGAAGGGCAATTGCCCGATGTTGTGCAGAGGACAGGGGTTACGGTGACTCAACAGTCCAACAACATTTTAATGGGTTTTGGGATGTTTAGTGAAGATGGACAATATGATAATGACTTTCTTAGTAATTATGCAGAAAGGTTTTTGGTTGATGCCCTAAAAAGAATTGAGGGGGTGGCTGATGTTACGGTATTTGGAGAAAGACGTTATGCTATGCGCCTATGGGTTGATCCTAATCGTCTAAGTAGCCGTGGCTTAACCCCGATGGATGTGGAAAATGCTCTGCGAGAACAAAATGTTCAGGTGGGGGTTGGTGCGGTGGGTGCTGAACCTGCCATTGAGGGACAGGAATTTCAAATTTCTTTACGGGTGGTAAGCCAGTTGACGGAGCCAGAGGAGTTTGAGGATATAATTTTGCGAAGTGATGAGCAGACGGGTTCTTTAATTCGTTTTCGGGATGTGGGTAGGGTTGAATTGGGGGCGCAGAATTATGATTCTTTTGTGCGTTTTCGAGGAGTCGAGGCTGTGGGAGTGGGGATTTATCAGTTGCCTGGTTCCAATGCCCTAGAGGTTGCACAAAATGTAAAAACCCAGATGGCTGAGTTGGCAGAGCAGTTTCCAGATGGAATTAATATTCAACTGGCTTTTGACACTACGGGTTTTATTGAGGAGTCTTTGGATGAGGTCATCATAACTTTATTTATGTCGGTGGCGTTGGTAGTCCTAATCATTTTGGTATTTTTGCAGGATTGGCGTACTACTCTGATTCCTTCGTTAACTATTCCTTTGTCTTTGGTAGGAACTTTTGCTTTTGTGAGGGCTTTTGATTTTTCGATCAATACTCTTACTCTTTTTGGTTTGACTCTGGCGACGGGGTTGGTGGTGGACGATGCGATCGTGGTGGTAGAACAAATTTACCGTTATATTCAAGATCGTAATATGGAATCCCATCGAGCGGCTAGTGAGTCGATGAAGCAGTTGACGGGGGCTGTTATTGCTACTTCGTTGGTGTTGATGGCGGTGTTTATTCCTGTAACTTTTTTCCCAGGCACCACGGGGGCTTTATATAGGGAGTTTGCTTTAACTATCGCTTTTTCCATTGTAATTTCTACTTTCTTGGCTTTAACCTTGACACCTTCTCTGTGTGCTTTATTGTTAAAATCGGGGCAACATCCTCCTAATTGGATACAGCCTTTTTTTAATCGATTTAATTCTATTTTGGATTGGTTAACTCTAAAGTATGAGGGGTTTTTAACATTTCTTGCCCGTTTTAAGTTATTTGTGGTGGGAATATTTGTAGTTTTGATTGCTTTGACGGGATGGTTATATACGGTGGTGCCAACGGCTTTTGTACCCGAAGAGGATCAGGGTTATTTTATTACCATTATTCAAGCTCCTGAAGGGGTTTCGCTACAATATACCAGCGATGTGATGCGTCAGGTGGAGGAAGAAATTTTAGAGATTCCTGATGTGTTAGGGACTTTTGCCATCGGTGGTTTTTCTTTTGGGGGTAGTACCCCTAATCAGGGGATCATTTTTACCCCCTTGAAACCCTGGGGCGATCGCCCTAACGCCAGTCAGTCTGTGCAAGGCATTATCGGACAACTATTTCCCAAGTTCGCCATGATTCCTGAAGCGAGAATTATTCCCATCAATCCCCCTGCGATTCAAGGTTTAGGGGCTTTTGGGGGTTTTACCTTCAATTTACAGGATCGGCGCATTAATCCCGATTTACAATCGATGGTGGAAGTCATGGGACAATTTTTAGGAGCAGCAAATCAGGATGAAGCCCTAAGTGCTGTTTTTACTCAATTTGCGGCTAACAGTCCTCAATTAATTGTGGAGGTGAATAGAGAAAGGGCAAAGGTGCTGGATGTGAATTTGGATGATGTTTTTAGTACTATGGCAACCATGATGGGTGGTTCTTATGTCAATGATTTTACTATGCAACAACGGTCTTACCGAGTGTATGTGCAAGGAGACAAAGAGTTTAGAGCGAATCCTGAAAGTATGGACAACTTTTTCGTGCGCTCTGGGGGCGGTGAGATGATTCCTTTATCAAACCTTGTTACCATTACCCCTACGGTGGGGGCGCAAACCATTAATCACTATAATTTATTCCGTTCCATTGAAATCAATGGTTCCCCTGCCCCTGGTTATAGTTCGGGAAATGCCATTGAAGCAGTAGGGGCGATCGCCTCTCAAGTCTTACCTGTGGGCTTCGGCTATGAATGGACGGGCATTTCCTTGGAGGAAATTAGTGCGGGAAATTTGGCGATCATTATTTTTAGCTTAGGTATCGTTTTAGTTTTCCTTGTTTTATCCGCTCAGTATGAAAACTATGTGGATCCTTTCATCATCATTTTGGCTGTACCCTTAGCTATATTAGGGGCTTTATTGGCTCAAAGTTTGAGGGGTTTTAGCAACGATATTTATTGTCAAATTGGTTTAGTTATGTTAATTGGTTTAGCTAGTAAAAACTCCATCCTGATTGTGGAATTTGCTAATCAGCTACGGGATGAAGAGATGTCCACCGTTAAAGCCGCCATTGAAGCATCTAAACAAAGATTACGCCCTATCCTCATGACAGCTATTTCTACCCTCACAGGTATTTTTCCCCTTGTCATTGCCTCAGGGGCAGGGGCAGGTAGTCGTCAATCCCTTGGTACGGCAGTGTTTGGGGGAATGTTGGTAGCTACTTTCCTTAGTTTGTTTGTGGTTCCCATTCTTTATATAGTTATCAAAATGGCGGTAGAAAAAGTTTTGCCCAGAAAGCAACCCAAACAATTAGTACCAGAAAATTAA
- a CDS encoding RND-type export system membrane fusion component: MINPNSAPSETSNVDEEEISAIAPKPQSKKKSFSPWWIFGAVAFLAILGGGGMLLFNNNESGNDPSGAMAGQGQPSTVKLSTLELGIVQDTTTIVGRLDAPRAVTVRSEIDGRIRSILRTEGERVTVGQIIARVDSDQLEAELNQAQAQLDSARSRLALLRAGNRPEEIAQAQAQLTGAIARLNNARQGARPEEIAQTRAELESARAELELAQERTRRYRVLSEEGAISQDEFDEFVTIERQASSAVTQAQRRLDAQTKGRTSDLNELEAAVEQARQNLQLLRNGTRREEIDQAEAEVSQATARVNTIEVQIDKAQIVAPFTGIIGDIPIKVGDFINSGDELTTITENDVLEANFSLPLEQSERLRLGLPVEILDSQGEILTTGEISFISPQVSPDSQLVLTKATLNSSGASLFNQTSIRARIIWQESPGIVVPSSAVSRMGGNNFVFVAQPAENGEGDEPSLIAEQRSIELGSLQGNNYEVLGGLEEGEQIVSAGILNLRDGAPIAPLPPEENGEMPQ; the protein is encoded by the coding sequence ATGATTAATCCTAACTCTGCCCCCAGTGAAACCTCAAATGTTGACGAAGAGGAAATAAGTGCGATCGCCCCTAAGCCACAATCCAAGAAAAAATCATTTTCCCCCTGGTGGATTTTCGGTGCAGTAGCCTTTTTAGCCATCCTTGGGGGTGGGGGGATGCTGTTATTCAATAATAATGAAAGTGGTAACGATCCATCAGGGGCCATGGCAGGGCAAGGTCAACCCTCCACCGTAAAATTGAGTACATTAGAACTAGGAATAGTACAAGATACTACCACCATTGTCGGTAGATTAGATGCTCCTAGGGCTGTTACCGTCAGGTCAGAAATTGACGGCAGAATTAGAAGTATTTTAAGAACAGAAGGAGAAAGAGTTACCGTAGGACAGATAATTGCTAGGGTGGACAGTGACCAACTAGAAGCGGAATTAAACCAAGCTCAAGCCCAATTAGATAGCGCCCGCTCCCGTTTAGCCTTACTCAGGGCAGGGAATCGTCCCGAAGAAATAGCCCAAGCCCAAGCTCAGTTAACAGGGGCGATCGCACGGTTAAATAACGCCAGACAAGGCGCCCGTCCCGAAGAAATAGCCCAAACAAGAGCCGAACTAGAATCCGCCAGGGCAGAGCTAGAACTAGCCCAAGAAAGAACCAGAAGGTATCGAGTATTATCTGAAGAAGGAGCCATTTCCCAAGACGAATTTGATGAATTTGTAACCATCGAACGTCAAGCCTCCTCCGCCGTTACCCAAGCCCAAAGACGTTTAGACGCTCAAACTAAAGGCAGAACCTCCGATCTAAACGAATTAGAAGCCGCCGTAGAACAAGCCCGACAAAATCTGCAACTACTCAGAAACGGCACAAGGAGAGAAGAAATAGACCAAGCCGAAGCCGAAGTATCCCAAGCCACCGCTAGGGTGAACACCATAGAAGTACAAATTGACAAAGCCCAAATAGTTGCCCCCTTCACAGGAATCATTGGGGATATTCCCATCAAAGTAGGAGACTTTATCAACTCTGGGGATGAACTAACCACCATCACCGAAAATGATGTCCTAGAAGCAAATTTTTCCTTACCCTTAGAACAAAGTGAAAGACTAAGGCTAGGTTTACCCGTGGAAATTCTCGACAGTCAAGGAGAAATACTGACCACCGGAGAAATAAGTTTTATCTCTCCCCAAGTTAGTCCCGACAGTCAATTAGTGTTAACCAAAGCAACCCTCAACTCCTCGGGAGCTAGTCTTTTTAATCAAACTTCCATTCGAGCTAGAATTATTTGGCAAGAAAGCCCCGGTATTGTTGTTCCTTCTTCCGCAGTATCAAGGATGGGGGGTAATAACTTTGTTTTTGTGGCTCAACCAGCAGAAAATGGCGAAGGAGATGAACCATCCTTAATAGCCGAACAACGCTCCATAGAATTAGGAAGCCTACAGGGTAACAACTACGAAGTTTTAGGCGGTTTAGAAGAAGGGGAACAAATCGTCAGTGCAGGAATTTTGAACCTCCGTGATGGTGCTCCCATTGCCCCTTTACCCCCCGAAGAAAATGGAGAGATGCCCCAATAA
- a CDS encoding PadR family transcriptional regulator: MLELATLGLLQKEPLHGYLLKKQMELFMSGCISVNYGAIYPLLRRLLDKGLIMEEEDGNNNRKMYSITSAGRAIWLEKMLEHPHESWVNARSRFMIKFFFFSYLESIDRLHLLEHRLRVCQLQLDDQDLQIVYDDRFQAMALERYKSDINREIDWLMGQLAIEKEMEMELSKN; the protein is encoded by the coding sequence ATGTTAGAGTTAGCCACCCTTGGTTTATTACAAAAAGAGCCTTTACATGGTTATTTGCTCAAAAAACAGATGGAATTGTTTATGAGTGGTTGTATTAGTGTCAATTATGGAGCTATTTATCCTTTATTGAGGCGACTGTTGGATAAGGGATTGATTATGGAGGAAGAAGATGGCAATAATAATCGCAAAATGTACAGTATCACCTCGGCAGGAAGAGCCATATGGTTAGAGAAAATGCTAGAACATCCCCACGAAAGTTGGGTTAATGCTCGTTCTCGTTTTATGATTAAGTTTTTCTTTTTTAGCTACCTTGAATCTATAGATCGACTACATTTATTAGAGCATCGTTTGAGGGTGTGTCAATTACAATTGGATGATCAAGATTTACAGATAGTTTATGATGATCGTTTCCAAGCCATGGCTTTAGAGCGTTACAAATCGGATATTAACCGTGAGATTGATTGGTTGATGGGACAGTTAGCCATAGAGAAGGAAATGGAAATGGAATTATCAAAAAATTAA
- the groEL gene encoding chaperonin GroEL produces the protein MSKIVSFREESRRALEEGVNALANAVKVTLGPKGRNVLLERKFGAPEIVKDGISVAKEVELENPLQNAGARLVREVASKTNDVAGDGTTTATVIAQAMIHEGLKNVTAGANPVALRRGMDKAIAIAVKEISDMAQPVQGDVIAQVAAVSAGNDQEIGDMIAHAMDKVTKDGVITVEESKSLATELEVVEGMQLDRGYMSPYFITDQEKQIVELENALVLVTDKKINAIADLVPVLEEVARAGAPLLIIAEDIEGEALATLVVNKARGVLNVAAIKAPSFGDRRKAMLEDIAILTGGRVISEDIGLSLDTVKLDELGKAHKITIEKDNTTIVTDSGNTGDVQKRVAQIRKQLEETDSEYDAEKLQERIAKLAGGVAVIKVGAATETDLKERKLRIEDALNATKAAVEEGIVPGGGSTLIHMASKISTFKETLSDVEEKVGAEIVIKALKAPLRQIATNAGVEGSVVVEKVRESAANIGYNALTGVYEDLIAAGIVDPAKVVRSSLQNAASIAGMVLTTEALVVERPAPEAPAPDMGGMGGMGGMGMPGMGGMGMPGMM, from the coding sequence ATGTCTAAAATTGTATCTTTTAGAGAAGAATCCAGAAGAGCCTTGGAGGAAGGGGTTAACGCTTTAGCCAATGCCGTTAAAGTAACCTTAGGCCCCAAGGGTAGAAATGTATTATTAGAAAGAAAGTTTGGAGCTCCTGAGATTGTTAAAGATGGTATCTCTGTAGCCAAAGAAGTAGAGTTAGAAAATCCTTTACAAAATGCAGGGGCAAGGTTAGTTAGAGAAGTGGCTTCCAAAACTAACGATGTGGCTGGAGATGGTACTACCACCGCTACGGTTATCGCTCAGGCTATGATCCATGAAGGTTTGAAAAACGTTACCGCTGGAGCTAATCCTGTGGCTTTACGTCGTGGAATGGATAAGGCGATCGCCATTGCCGTTAAAGAAATCTCTGACATGGCCCAACCTGTACAGGGAGATGTAATCGCCCAAGTAGCTGCTGTTTCTGCGGGTAATGACCAAGAAATTGGTGATATGATTGCCCATGCCATGGATAAAGTAACCAAAGATGGAGTTATCACCGTCGAAGAATCCAAGTCCTTAGCCACTGAATTGGAAGTGGTAGAAGGGATGCAACTAGACAGGGGTTATATGTCTCCTTACTTTATCACTGACCAAGAAAAGCAAATTGTTGAGTTAGAAAATGCTTTAGTCTTAGTTACTGATAAAAAAATAAATGCGATCGCAGATCTCGTCCCTGTTTTAGAAGAAGTGGCTCGTGCCGGCGCTCCCTTATTAATCATCGCCGAAGACATCGAAGGGGAAGCCCTTGCCACCCTAGTAGTTAACAAAGCCAGGGGTGTGTTAAATGTAGCTGCTATCAAAGCTCCTAGTTTTGGCGATCGCCGCAAAGCCATGTTAGAAGACATTGCCATCCTCACAGGAGGAAGAGTAATCTCCGAAGACATCGGTTTAAGTTTAGACACCGTCAAACTTGACGAACTAGGAAAAGCTCATAAAATCACCATCGAAAAAGACAACACCACCATCGTTACAGACTCTGGTAACACTGGCGATGTCCAAAAAAGAGTTGCTCAAATTCGTAAACAACTCGAAGAAACTGACTCCGAGTATGACGCAGAAAAATTACAAGAGCGTATCGCCAAATTAGCTGGTGGTGTAGCCGTAATCAAAGTAGGTGCTGCCACCGAAACCGACTTAAAAGAACGCAAATTACGCATCGAAGATGCTCTTAACGCTACTAAAGCAGCCGTAGAAGAAGGAATCGTGCCTGGGGGAGGTTCAACCCTCATTCACATGGCAAGTAAAATCTCTACCTTCAAAGAGACTTTGAGCGATGTAGAAGAAAAAGTAGGGGCAGAAATTGTTATCAAAGCCCTCAAAGCACCCTTACGCCAAATTGCTACCAACGCAGGGGTTGAAGGCTCTGTGGTAGTGGAAAAAGTAAGAGAATCAGCCGCCAATATCGGTTACAACGCCCTTACGGGAGTTTATGAAGACTTAATTGCTGCAGGAATTGTTGATCCTGCCAAAGTGGTTCGCTCTTCCTTACAAAACGCCGCTTCCATTGCTGGAATGGTATTAACCACCGAAGCATTAGTGGTAGAAAGACCAGCCCCTGAAGCCCCTGCTCCCGATATGGGCGGTATGGGTGGCATGGGCGGCATGGGAATGCCTGGAATGGGTGGCATGGGAATGCCCGGCATGATGTAA